The following coding sequences are from one Chloracidobacterium sp. window:
- a CDS encoding enoyl-CoA hydratase/isomerase family protein, with translation MSNGFIIENSGSVRIIRFSRPETRSPLSITVLEGLHAEVDSVGNNAAVSGLIFTGVDDVFASGADLREVAAVTAGTAREFALRGQSLTTKISLLRCETIAAVNGYCFGGALDLALACKLRIAEPTGLFSHPGTGLGIITGWGGTQRLPRLIGEAAAVEMFFTGRRVTAQEALELGLIDRIADNALATATQTILNG, from the coding sequence ATGTCTAACGGCTTTATCATCGAAAATTCAGGGTCAGTAAGGATCATAAGATTTTCCCGGCCCGAGACCCGGAGTCCGCTATCTATCACAGTACTCGAGGGCCTGCACGCAGAAGTCGATTCGGTGGGGAATAATGCGGCAGTCTCGGGACTGATATTCACGGGTGTTGATGATGTGTTCGCCTCAGGGGCGGACCTGCGTGAGGTCGCCGCCGTAACTGCCGGAACGGCACGAGAATTTGCTCTGCGTGGCCAATCGCTGACAACCAAGATCTCTCTGCTTCGATGTGAAACTATCGCTGCAGTCAACGGTTACTGTTTTGGAGGAGCTCTCGATCTTGCACTTGCCTGCAAACTCAGGATCGCCGAGCCGACCGGACTGTTTTCGCATCCGGGAACCGGACTCGGCATTATCACCGGATGGGGCGGCACACAGCGTCTGCCGAGGCTTATTGGTGAGGCCGCGGCAGTCGAGATGTTTTTTACCGGCCGCCGTGTGACTGCCCAAGAGGCTCTTGAATTGGGCCTGATCGATCGCATTGCGGACAATGCACTTGCGACTGCCACTCAAACGATCTTGAATGGATAA
- the rsgA gene encoding ribosome small subunit-dependent GTPase A translates to MQLEQIGWNDHFSEHFKTYAGKNYIVGRVYEENRRSFWLYTANGEIKGDVSGRMAYHSESRAELPAVGDWVVISILADNSKAIIHAVLPRLSKFSRKLAGSATEEQVVAANIDTVMLVSGLDNDFNLRRIERYLVMVSASGAEPVLILNKADVCQDLESKIAEVRAIAPNVPIVALSAKHDAELTAIYNYARPGKTVALIGSSGVGKSTITNHLLGGERQKVQEVREGDNRGQHTTTKRELIVLPNGALIIDTPGMRELQLWISDEGLENSFEDIELLIAQCFYRNCDHNNTEACAIQHALSNGTLDPARWNSRNKLKTELTDLSTILEKKKQTKKATMRFNKSHKR, encoded by the coding sequence ATGCAGCTCGAACAAATAGGATGGAATGATCATTTCAGCGAGCATTTCAAAACGTATGCCGGCAAAAACTATATTGTCGGGCGCGTTTACGAAGAGAATCGTCGCAGTTTTTGGCTTTATACGGCGAATGGCGAGATAAAGGGCGATGTCAGCGGCCGAATGGCGTATCACTCAGAATCTCGTGCCGAGCTTCCGGCGGTTGGCGATTGGGTTGTGATCAGCATTCTCGCGGATAATAGCAAAGCGATCATTCACGCCGTTTTGCCTCGCCTTAGCAAGTTCTCGCGAAAGCTCGCAGGTTCCGCGACCGAAGAGCAGGTTGTGGCGGCAAATATCGACACGGTAATGCTGGTTTCGGGATTAGATAATGATTTCAATCTTCGGCGGATCGAGCGGTATCTCGTAATGGTCAGCGCGAGCGGTGCCGAGCCGGTGCTGATCTTAAATAAAGCTGATGTTTGCCAAGATCTCGAATCAAAGATCGCGGAAGTTCGAGCGATCGCACCAAATGTTCCGATCGTCGCGCTCAGTGCAAAACACGATGCGGAATTAACTGCAATATATAATTACGCCCGGCCGGGCAAAACGGTCGCGTTAATTGGTTCGTCGGGCGTGGGGAAATCTACGATCACAAATCATCTGCTCGGCGGCGAACGGCAGAAAGTGCAAGAGGTTCGCGAAGGCGATAATCGCGGGCAACATACTACGACAAAACGAGAATTGATCGTTCTCCCAAATGGCGCTCTGATAATCGATACGCCGGGAATGCGTGAACTGCAATTGTGGATCAGCGACGAAGGCCTCGAAAATAGTTTCGAAGACATCGAGCTCCTCATCGCCCAATGCTTCTACCGAAATTGCGACCACAATAATACCGAAGCCTGCGCCATCCAACACGCCCTATCCAACGGCACCCTAGACCCCGCCCGCTGGAACAGCCGCAATAAACTAAAAACCGAACTCACCGACCTCTCCACCATCCTAGAAAAAAAGAAACAAACCAAAAAAGCGACGATGCGGTTTAATAAGTCGCACAAAAGATAG
- a CDS encoding inorganic pyrophosphatase: MFRTNKAHPWHGIPIGDNAPQEVSVFIEIVPRDTVKYEVDKETGYLKIDRPQQYSNVVPANYGFIPRTYCGEGIANLARSGTSISITGGDHDPLDILVLSEHHIPRGDIILKAIPIGGFCLIDGGEADDKIIAVLKGDKVFEQYTEIHELPKGILERFEHYFLTYKSLPDAPNICEIAYSYGKEDARRVIEMAIADYAELLKDDEK, encoded by the coding sequence ATGTTTCGTACAAACAAAGCCCACCCGTGGCACGGCATCCCGATCGGCGACAATGCTCCACAGGAAGTATCGGTTTTTATTGAAATAGTTCCGCGTGACACGGTCAAATACGAGGTCGACAAAGAGACCGGTTATCTTAAGATCGATCGTCCGCAGCAATATTCGAACGTCGTACCCGCAAACTATGGATTTATCCCGCGAACCTATTGCGGCGAGGGCATCGCGAACCTTGCACGAAGCGGAACGTCGATCAGCATCACCGGCGGCGATCACGACCCGCTCGACATTCTCGTTCTATCCGAACATCACATCCCTCGTGGCGACATAATCCTCAAGGCCATACCCATCGGCGGATTCTGTTTGATCGATGGTGGCGAGGCCGACGATAAGATAATTGCGGTTCTAAAGGGCGATAAGGTATTTGAGCAATATACTGAGATCCACGAATTGCCCAAAGGCATCCTCGAACGATTTGAACACTATTTCCTTACGTACAAATCGCTTCCTGACGCGCCTAATATCTGCGAGATCGCCTATTCATATGGAAAGGAAGATGCTCGCAGGGTGATCGAAATGGCAATAGCGGATTACGCGGAATTACTAAAGGATGATGAAAAGTAA
- a CDS encoding UDP-3-O-acyl-N-acetylglucosamine deacetylase — protein sequence MKQTTLAKPIKVNGVGLHTGADVNMTLRPAPANTGYIFVRTDLDNFEIPASVEYISHCSYATTLVRRGVVLSTCEHLLSALRGMSVDNCFIDLDNIEIPILDGSSEDFIALIENAGLVEQDSPRHILRILERVEYVQGDRKMAIEPSEEFEIDCLIDFPHPFIERQQLNFVFKKGSFGKEIASARTFGFTHEIDMLRKANLALGGSLDNAIVLTENGMLNETPLRFDDEFVRHKILDIIGDLALLGMPIKGKVTAEKSGHAVHASLMSKLLKAEHAWEIVESTVKPEIV from the coding sequence ATGAAACAAACAACACTTGCAAAACCGATCAAAGTAAACGGCGTCGGACTCCATACCGGAGCTGACGTAAATATGACGCTCCGTCCGGCACCTGCAAACACGGGATATATATTTGTGCGCACAGATCTGGATAATTTCGAGATCCCGGCATCGGTCGAATATATTTCGCATTGCTCGTACGCCACCACACTCGTGCGCCGAGGCGTTGTGCTATCGACGTGCGAACATCTACTTTCCGCACTTCGAGGAATGAGCGTCGACAACTGCTTCATCGATCTCGACAATATCGAGATACCAATTTTGGATGGTTCAAGCGAGGATTTTATCGCGTTGATCGAAAATGCGGGTTTAGTCGAACAGGACTCCCCAAGACATATTTTGCGGATCCTCGAGCGCGTCGAATACGTTCAAGGCGATCGCAAGATGGCGATCGAACCATCGGAAGAATTTGAGATCGACTGTCTCATTGATTTTCCGCACCCGTTTATCGAGCGGCAGCAGCTAAATTTCGTCTTCAAGAAAGGATCTTTCGGTAAGGAGATCGCGTCGGCCCGTACTTTTGGATTTACCCACGAGATCGATATGCTTCGAAAAGCGAATCTAGCCCTTGGCGGTAGCCTTGACAACGCCATAGTGTTGACCGAGAACGGTATGCTCAATGAGACGCCACTGCGTTTTGACGATGAATTCGTCAGACACAAGATACTCGACATTATCGGCGACCTTGCACTTCTGGGTATGCCGATCAAGGGCAAAGTCACCGCTGAAAAGTCCGGCCACGCGGTACACGCATCACTGATGTCCAAACTGCTAAAAGCTGAACACGCGTGGGAGATCGTCGAAAGTACGGTGAAACCAGAGATTGTTTGA
- a CDS encoding alpha/beta hydrolase, giving the protein MEIDPRISFEHADVGGLKLHYAIAGSGQKLVILLHGFPEFWYSWRHQLIALSDEYTVVAPDMRGYNLSDRPPHAEDYSIDKLVGDVVGLIRHFGVEKAAVIGHDWGAAVAWALAIQHPEVVWKLGALQVPPLPIWKRNRTFRQFVASWYMLFFQLPALPEFIFKLNNYNALAKALRDTTARPGTFGDDEIDEYRKAWSKTGATTAMLNYYRAANVFSRMFGKTEVLPEIDLPTLFVYGEKDTAVLPATVVGVGDVIKGDFTEHHIRDSGHWVQQEAADEVTGVIREFLKG; this is encoded by the coding sequence ATGGAAATTGATCCGCGGATATCGTTTGAGCACGCCGACGTTGGCGGACTCAAGTTGCATTACGCAATCGCCGGCAGTGGGCAGAAACTCGTGATATTACTCCACGGGTTTCCCGAGTTCTGGTACTCGTGGAGGCATCAGCTTATTGCCCTGAGTGACGAATATACCGTCGTGGCGCCAGATATGCGGGGTTACAACCTTTCCGATCGCCCGCCGCACGCCGAGGACTATTCGATCGACAAACTCGTCGGCGATGTTGTCGGCCTGATACGGCACTTCGGGGTCGAAAAGGCGGCGGTTATCGGTCACGATTGGGGAGCGGCGGTCGCGTGGGCTCTTGCGATCCAACATCCGGAAGTGGTTTGGAAACTTGGTGCACTGCAGGTGCCGCCGCTACCGATCTGGAAGCGAAATCGAACATTCAGGCAATTTGTTGCGAGTTGGTATATGCTTTTCTTTCAATTGCCCGCATTACCCGAATTTATTTTCAAACTCAACAATTACAACGCTTTGGCCAAGGCCTTACGAGATACGACGGCCCGGCCCGGGACATTCGGCGACGACGAGATCGACGAATATCGGAAGGCTTGGAGCAAGACAGGCGCGACGACGGCGATGCTCAACTATTATCGGGCGGCCAATGTCTTCAGTCGAATGTTTGGCAAAACGGAAGTATTGCCTGAGATCGATCTGCCTACACTATTCGTTTACGGCGAAAAGGATACGGCAGTTCTGCCTGCAACGGTTGTCGGTGTCGGTGATGTGATAAAGGGCGATTTTACGGAGCATCATATTCGTGACAGCGGCCATTGGGTGCAGCAGGAAGCCGCCGATGAGGTAACCGGTGTGATACGGGAGTTCTTGAAAGGCTGA
- a CDS encoding EVE domain-containing protein has translation MNYFLVKQEPDAYSWDDFVAEGKTDWTGVRNYQARNNLRAMKKGDKVLFYHSNIGKEVVGIAVVSKAEFPDPTDEKWVAVELTPTKPFKKAVTLAAMKANLALVNLGLIRQSQLSVIAITKDEFEEIVSMSK, from the coding sequence ATGAACTATTTCTTAGTAAAGCAAGAGCCGGATGCGTACTCGTGGGATGATTTTGTCGCCGAGGGCAAGACCGATTGGACCGGTGTCCGCAATTACCAAGCTCGCAATAATTTAAGGGCGATGAAGAAGGGTGATAAAGTTCTGTTTTATCATTCAAACATTGGAAAAGAAGTCGTTGGCATCGCCGTGGTTTCGAAAGCTGAGTTTCCTGACCCAACTGACGAAAAGTGGGTAGCGGTCGAATTAACGCCGACCAAGCCATTCAAGAAAGCAGTTACTCTGGCGGCGATGAAGGCTAACCTTGCTCTCGTAAATCTCGGTCTCATACGCCAATCACAACTGTCTGTTATCGCGATCACCAAAGATGAGTTCGAAGAGATCGTGAGTATGTCGAAATAG
- a CDS encoding M28 family peptidase: protein MKNNLLRMALVFVLAASVVAGSLSAGDGVLTGFTAAGSKEQRELEKRFDAALNPENLREWMKRLAAHPHSTGSDAGKANAEFMAAQFRSWGYDTKIESFDVLFPTPKTRLVEMTAPAKFTLKLNEPELKEDSTSGQQSEQLPSYNAYSVDGDVTAPLVYVNYGTPGDYEELDRRGISVKGKIVISRYGGAWRGIKPKVAAEHGAIGCIIYSDPRNDGYYQGDVYPKGAFRNENGVQRGSVMDMPLYPGDPLTKGIGATKDAKRIALKDAETLTKIPVLPISYADATPLLKNLDGDVVPEAWRGALPFTYHFGGKTPTVRIKLEFNWDIKTINNVIAKMPGSEFPDQWIIRGNHHDAWVNGAEDPISGLVAEMEEARAIGELAKTGWKPKRTIVYAAWDGEEQGLLGSTEWVETHAAELSKKAAVYINTDSNGRGFLGMGGSHTLERFINGVARDVPDPQMNLSVWERAQAQEIVRGGPAARKDATERKDLRIEALGSGSDFTPFLQHVGVASLNLGFGGESGGGSYHSVYDSIDHYLRFGDTDFAYGVTLSKVCGRAVLRLANADTLPFEFTGFADTVGTYVNEVSKLADKLREDTNVMNKLISSGMLKAVQDPADKLVLPAAKDEVPKIDFTPLLNALKRLQASAAGFESAANSKTVPAGLRKQFNEILINSERTLTSDKGLPRRDWFRHQIYAPGFYTGYGVKTLPGVREALEQRDWKEASEQILVVSRIIENFAAEIDKAAKLY from the coding sequence ATGAAAAATAATCTGTTGAGAATGGCGTTGGTATTTGTCTTAGCGGCGTCGGTCGTTGCCGGTTCACTTTCGGCAGGCGACGGCGTCCTGACGGGCTTTACTGCAGCCGGATCTAAAGAACAAAGGGAACTAGAGAAACGTTTCGATGCTGCCCTAAATCCGGAAAATCTTCGCGAATGGATGAAACGTCTTGCCGCACACCCGCATTCCACAGGATCAGATGCCGGAAAGGCGAATGCCGAGTTTATGGCCGCCCAATTCAGATCGTGGGGGTATGACACCAAGATCGAGTCGTTTGACGTTCTTTTCCCAACGCCCAAGACCCGTCTTGTCGAGATGACCGCACCGGCGAAATTTACGCTCAAACTGAATGAACCCGAACTCAAAGAAGATTCGACCTCGGGCCAACAGAGCGAGCAATTGCCGTCCTATAACGCTTATTCCGTTGACGGAGATGTCACCGCCCCGCTCGTGTATGTAAATTATGGTACGCCGGGCGATTACGAAGAACTCGACCGCCGTGGCATCAGCGTTAAAGGCAAGATCGTGATCTCGCGCTATGGCGGGGCTTGGCGTGGAATCAAGCCAAAAGTTGCCGCAGAGCACGGAGCAATTGGCTGCATTATCTATTCAGATCCGAGGAACGACGGTTATTATCAGGGCGACGTGTATCCGAAAGGTGCGTTTAGAAACGAAAATGGCGTCCAACGCGGTTCGGTTATGGATATGCCGCTATATCCCGGCGATCCGCTGACAAAGGGCATCGGAGCTACCAAAGACGCCAAACGCATTGCACTCAAGGATGCCGAAACTTTGACAAAGATCCCGGTACTCCCGATCTCGTACGCAGACGCAACGCCCTTGCTGAAAAATCTTGACGGCGATGTCGTCCCCGAGGCGTGGCGTGGTGCCTTGCCTTTCACTTACCACTTTGGCGGAAAGACGCCGACTGTAAGGATCAAACTAGAGTTCAATTGGGATATCAAGACGATCAACAATGTGATCGCAAAAATGCCCGGCAGTGAGTTTCCGGATCAATGGATCATTCGCGGAAATCACCACGACGCTTGGGTTAATGGTGCCGAAGACCCGATAAGCGGTCTCGTCGCTGAGATGGAAGAGGCTCGTGCCATCGGCGAATTGGCAAAAACAGGCTGGAAGCCAAAGCGTACGATCGTTTACGCCGCGTGGGACGGAGAGGAGCAAGGACTCCTCGGATCGACCGAGTGGGTCGAGACGCACGCTGCAGAGCTAAGCAAAAAGGCCGCCGTATATATCAATACCGACTCGAACGGCCGAGGATTTCTCGGGATGGGCGGTTCGCACACGCTTGAACGGTTCATTAACGGCGTCGCCCGTGACGTCCCTGATCCGCAAATGAACCTTTCGGTTTGGGAGCGGGCACAAGCCCAAGAGATTGTCCGGGGCGGGCCGGCTGCCCGAAAGGACGCTACCGAACGAAAGGATCTGCGCATCGAGGCGCTTGGCTCCGGTTCGGATTTTACGCCGTTTTTGCAACACGTCGGTGTGGCTTCGCTCAATCTCGGATTCGGCGGCGAGAGCGGCGGCGGATCGTATCATTCGGTTTACGATTCGATCGATCACTATCTGCGATTTGGCGACACGGATTTTGCTTACGGCGTCACATTGTCAAAGGTTTGCGGCCGAGCGGTGCTTCGCCTTGCAAATGCCGATACCTTGCCCTTCGAATTCACCGGCTTTGCGGATACGGTCGGTACCTATGTCAATGAAGTATCGAAACTCGCCGATAAATTGCGAGAAGATACCAACGTGATGAATAAGTTGATCAGTAGCGGTATGCTCAAGGCGGTGCAGGATCCGGCGGATAAACTTGTTTTGCCGGCGGCCAAAGACGAGGTGCCTAAGATCGACTTTACCCCGCTACTGAATGCCCTTAAACGATTACAGGCTAGTGCGGCCGGGTTTGAGTCGGCGGCAAACAGTAAGACAGTGCCGGCCGGACTGCGAAAGCAGTTCAATGAGATACTCATTAATAGCGAGCGGACGTTGACCAGTGATAAGGGCTTGCCCAGGCGAGATTGGTTTAGGCATCAGATCTACGCTCCGGGGTTCTACACCGGTTACGGCGTCAAGACGTTGCCGGGCGTCCGCGAGGCGCTCGAACAGCGTGACTGGAAGGAAGCATCCGAGCAAATTCTGGTCGTCTCAAGGATAATTGAGAACTTTGCCGCCGAGATCGACAAGGCAGCTAAGCTGTATTAG
- a CDS encoding type II toxin-antitoxin system mRNA interferase toxin, RelE/StbE family, protein MIKVAYDSSFKRSYKRKVPVGSEREFKFRTKLEAFMNDPFDKTLRTHKLSGKLKEYWSVSIEYDLRVIFYFEDAETAVFVDLGTHKEVY, encoded by the coding sequence ATGATTAAGGTTGCGTACGACTCATCGTTCAAACGGTCCTACAAGCGAAAGGTCCCGGTCGGTTCGGAACGCGAATTCAAGTTCCGAACAAAACTCGAAGCGTTTATGAACGATCCGTTCGACAAAACGCTCAGAACCCACAAGCTTTCCGGCAAACTCAAGGAGTATTGGAGCGTCAGCATCGAATATGATCTGCGGGTCATTTTCTATTTTGAGGATGCCGAAACCGCAGTCTTCGTCGATCTCGGCACACACAAAGAAGTTTACTAG
- a CDS encoding TonB family protein — protein MKYLSFSLLFLVTICIVTGSAQTTPPDSDPVIISAPAFAISADDEAAGIDGTVKLAVEISKSGTVGQASVYIGPSWPCSVNLDKRVTAVMRDLEKSVRQYKFSPALSNGKPVDSRIGLSIKIGRSAKAEVGAKGDPGVPAKPKLISGGIVNGKAKFLPKPEYPNAAKSSRASGAVSVQILIGEDGNIINAQAISGMPELQFAARAAACGAKFSPTTLAGEPVKVSGVLIYNFVL, from the coding sequence ATGAAATATCTTTCATTTTCGCTTCTGTTTCTCGTAACTATTTGTATCGTAACAGGGTCTGCTCAGACCACACCGCCGGATTCCGACCCGGTCATAATTTCGGCTCCGGCGTTTGCGATCTCTGCTGATGACGAAGCCGCAGGTATAGACGGCACGGTAAAATTAGCTGTCGAAATAAGCAAAAGTGGCACAGTCGGACAGGCTTCAGTCTATATCGGTCCGTCCTGGCCCTGTTCTGTAAATTTAGATAAGCGCGTCACTGCCGTGATGCGAGATCTTGAAAAGTCTGTTCGCCAGTATAAATTCTCGCCTGCCTTAAGCAATGGCAAACCGGTTGACTCTCGGATCGGGCTATCGATCAAGATCGGACGATCGGCGAAGGCCGAGGTCGGGGCGAAGGGTGATCCGGGCGTTCCGGCTAAACCAAAACTTATTAGTGGCGGAATCGTAAATGGAAAAGCCAAATTTCTGCCAAAGCCGGAATATCCGAATGCAGCGAAGTCGTCACGAGCAAGCGGTGCCGTGAGTGTCCAGATATTGATCGGCGAAGATGGAAACATCATTAATGCACAAGCGATAAGCGGTATGCCGGAACTTCAGTTTGCTGCCCGTGCTGCCGCCTGCGGAGCCAAGTTTAGCCCGACAACGCTGGCTGGCGAACCTGTCAAAGTGTCGGGAGTATTGATTTATAATTTCGTTCTCTAA
- a CDS encoding enoyl-CoA hydratase/isomerase family protein, producing the protein MSVILTTTEDSTHVITLNRPDKRNALNDELIAALKDALREAAADETIRAIVIRGAGKDFCSGADLSALQKIASASFEENVEDARSLAELFELIRNVRVPVIAAVHGRALAGGCGLATACDLVIATNTARFGYPEVKIGFVPAMVAAILRRNLGEKKSFELLTQGFEYSAAEALALGLVNKLFDEETFDQNVAEYAAVYTNVSASAVAMTKSLIYDIDAHSFSDSIEKGVITNANARMTDDCQQGIARFLEK; encoded by the coding sequence ATGTCCGTGATCCTAACAACAACCGAAGATTCGACCCACGTCATCACACTAAATCGTCCGGATAAGCGAAATGCCCTGAACGATGAGCTTATCGCGGCGTTAAAAGATGCTTTGCGTGAGGCTGCCGCTGATGAAACGATACGTGCGATCGTGATCCGCGGGGCGGGCAAGGATTTTTGCTCCGGGGCGGATCTTTCCGCGTTGCAAAAGATCGCGTCGGCGTCATTCGAAGAGAACGTCGAAGATGCACGTTCGCTCGCTGAGTTATTTGAATTGATCCGAAACGTCCGCGTTCCTGTTATTGCCGCCGTTCACGGTCGTGCATTAGCCGGCGGATGTGGTTTGGCGACGGCGTGTGATCTAGTAATCGCGACAAATACTGCTCGGTTCGGGTATCCCGAAGTAAAGATAGGATTTGTTCCCGCGATGGTGGCGGCGATTCTGCGTCGAAATCTCGGTGAAAAAAAGAGCTTTGAATTGCTTACTCAAGGTTTCGAATACTCCGCCGCCGAAGCCCTCGCTCTCGGCCTCGTCAACAAACTGTTCGACGAAGAAACCTTCGATCAAAACGTCGCTGAATACGCCGCAGTATATACAAACGTCAGTGCCTCCGCCGTCGCGATGACAAAATCTCTGATCTACGACATCGACGCCCATAGTTTCTCCGACTCCATCGAAAAAGGTGTTATTACAAATGCAAACGCTAGAATGACCGACGACTGCCAGCAGGGAATTGCTAGGTTTTTGGAGAAGTAA
- a CDS encoding acyl-CoA carboxylase subunit beta: protein MTSVSESRLRTLTDEYQVLEERLRLGGGPDKIEKIHKQGKLTARERVALLLDENTFSQEIGLMVAYDQYDGTAPAAAVITVVGKIEGRECVIVANDATIKAGAWYPETIKKILRAQEIAMRNRVPIIYLVDSAGVNLPYQGGVFPGQYGAARIFYYNSIMRRYLKVPQISAVMGMCVAGGAYLPALSDVILMVEGTSFMGLGGANLVKGATGQTIDNESLGGAMTHNAISGVAHFRTPDDKSCLEKIRALVADLPAKEISRVSVSESRPTAAEPTSLYDILPGDHRAPYDMRAVLDTFLDEGGIDEFQADYAKEMICGTARIGGILVGVIANSRGMSKGKPGAPPRFGGIVYTESAEKTAYFIENCNRHSTPLLFVQDVSGFMVGAEAEHSGIIRAGAQFVEAMATAAVPKLVLTINHASGAGYYAMAGQGFDPDFIFSLPTGRMGVMEGDSAAVAIYGTQIERLKKDGKEPPPEMLAEMNKVRETYDRELDAKHAAARGLVDAIVTPENLRQSLLLTLQTCLNTNTPHIGAFVLPSTMN from the coding sequence ATGACAAGCGTATCTGAATCAAGACTCCGCACCCTTACTGACGAATATCAAGTGCTCGAGGAAAGGCTCCGTCTGGGCGGCGGCCCGGACAAGATCGAAAAGATCCACAAACAAGGAAAGCTGACGGCTCGTGAACGCGTCGCATTGCTGCTCGACGAGAATACCTTTTCCCAAGAGATCGGATTGATGGTCGCTTACGATCAGTACGATGGAACGGCACCTGCCGCGGCGGTTATCACCGTCGTTGGCAAAATTGAAGGCCGCGAATGCGTGATCGTTGCTAACGACGCAACCATCAAGGCGGGTGCGTGGTATCCGGAAACGATCAAGAAGATCCTGCGTGCCCAAGAGATCGCAATGCGTAATCGCGTGCCGATCATCTATCTGGTCGATTCGGCAGGCGTCAATTTGCCTTACCAGGGCGGCGTTTTTCCGGGACAGTACGGTGCTGCACGGATCTTTTACTACAACTCGATCATGCGTCGATACCTCAAGGTGCCGCAGATCTCGGCCGTAATGGGAATGTGCGTCGCGGGCGGAGCTTATCTTCCGGCGTTGTCTGATGTGATATTGATGGTCGAAGGCACGTCATTTATGGGCCTCGGCGGAGCAAACCTTGTTAAGGGGGCAACGGGGCAGACGATCGATAACGAGAGTCTGGGCGGAGCGATGACGCATAATGCAATTTCGGGCGTGGCTCATTTTCGAACGCCCGACGACAAGTCGTGTCTTGAGAAGATCCGTGCATTAGTTGCGGACCTTCCGGCGAAGGAAATAAGCCGAGTATCGGTGTCAGAATCGAGACCAACAGCCGCTGAGCCAACTTCGCTCTATGATATTCTGCCCGGCGATCACCGAGCCCCATACGATATGCGGGCCGTGCTCGACACATTTCTTGATGAGGGCGGTATCGACGAGTTTCAGGCCGATTATGCCAAAGAGATGATCTGCGGGACTGCGCGGATCGGCGGTATTCTGGTCGGCGTGATCGCTAATTCCCGCGGTATGTCCAAGGGTAAACCGGGAGCACCGCCGCGTTTCGGCGGCATTGTGTATACCGAGTCCGCCGAGAAAACTGCGTACTTTATTGAGAATTGCAACCGCCATTCGACGCCCTTGCTCTTTGTCCAGGACGTTTCAGGATTTATGGTCGGTGCCGAGGCTGAGCATAGCGGCATCATACGTGCCGGAGCGCAGTTTGTGGAGGCGATGGCGACCGCCGCTGTGCCCAAGTTAGTTTTAACTATCAATCACGCGTCCGGCGCCGGATACTATGCGATGGCGGGACAAGGCTTTGATCCTGATTTTATCTTCTCGCTCCCAACGGGACGAATGGGCGTGATGGAAGGAGACTCTGCGGCCGTCGCTATCTATGGCACGCAGATCGAAAGGCTCAAAAAGGATGGAAAAGAGCCGCCCCCTGAAATGTTGGCCGAAATGAATAAGGTGCGCGAGACGTACGATCGTGAACTAGACGCTAAACATGCGGCGGCCCGCGGCCTTGTCGATGCCATTGTTACGCCGGAGAATCTTCGCCAGTCGCTCTTGCTTACGTTGCAAACTTGTCTTAACACCAACACGCCGCACATCGGCGCATTTGTGCTACCGTCAACGATGAACTGA